Proteins co-encoded in one Christiangramia fulva genomic window:
- a CDS encoding DnaJ C-terminal domain-containing protein — protein sequence MEFIDYYKLLELDKSASQADIKKAYRRLARKYHPDLNPNDKEAQARFQQINEAHEVLSDPEKRKKYDQYGKDWQHADQFEEARRQQKASGGRGFGGFGGGGQQYNYSGSFDDDTFSDFFEQMFGGSARAHGSGRGRHFKGQDYNAELQLNLSDIYTSHKQTITVNGKNIRLTIPAGVENGQTIKIKGHGGLGVQGGPKGDLYITFNIINNTNFRREKENLYANQEIDLTTAVLGGEIHVNTFNGKVKLNVKPGTQNDTRVKLKGKGFPKYKKEGQYGDLFITYKVKMPKHLNAEQQRLFRELQKTGL from the coding sequence ATGGAATTTATAGATTACTACAAGTTACTGGAACTTGATAAATCGGCATCTCAAGCCGATATCAAAAAGGCCTATCGGCGGCTGGCCCGAAAATACCATCCCGATCTAAATCCTAACGACAAGGAAGCCCAGGCACGTTTTCAACAGATTAACGAAGCTCATGAAGTTCTAAGTGATCCCGAGAAACGCAAAAAATATGACCAATACGGAAAGGACTGGCAGCACGCCGATCAGTTCGAAGAGGCTCGAAGACAACAAAAGGCTTCCGGAGGTCGTGGCTTTGGAGGATTTGGCGGTGGCGGGCAGCAATACAATTATTCAGGCAGTTTTGATGACGATACTTTTTCCGACTTTTTCGAGCAGATGTTCGGGGGCAGTGCGCGTGCACACGGTTCCGGGCGGGGTCGGCATTTCAAGGGCCAGGATTACAATGCCGAGCTTCAGCTTAATTTAAGCGATATTTATACGAGCCATAAACAAACCATTACCGTTAATGGCAAAAATATAAGATTAACCATTCCCGCCGGCGTTGAAAACGGGCAGACGATAAAGATTAAAGGCCATGGAGGACTGGGCGTTCAGGGCGGCCCGAAGGGAGATCTTTACATAACTTTTAATATTATTAATAACACCAATTTCCGAAGAGAAAAGGAAAATCTTTACGCCAATCAGGAAATCGATCTTACCACAGCGGTTTTGGGCGGCGAGATACATGTGAATACCTTTAACGGAAAAGTGAAACTCAATGTGAAACCGGGCACACAAAATGATACCAGGGTAAAATTAAAAGGCAAGGGATTTCCAAAATATAAAAAAGAAGGCCAGTACGGTGATCTTTTTATAACTTATAAGGTGAAAATGCCGAAACATTTAAATGCTGAGCAGCAGAGATTATTCAGGGAACTTCAAAAAACAGGATTATGA
- a CDS encoding succinate dehydrogenase cytochrome b subunit produces the protein MGGFLKSSIAKKFAMALSGLFLVFFLLQHFTINFTSVFGPGLFNQWSHFMGTNFFVQALLQPILILGIIFHFVMGFILEYHNRRARPVKYKKFNGSANTTWMSRNMIWTGLVVLAFLGLHFYDFWFPEIAHKYIEVNPDDPSRYYPELVAKFQDPWRVILYVISFIFLSLHLTHGFSSSFQSVGWHSKNREWIRKSTVAFSIIIPLGFIFIAVFHYFNNV, from the coding sequence ATGGGAGGATTCCTTAAATCTTCAATAGCAAAGAAATTTGCTATGGCCTTATCAGGTCTTTTTCTGGTCTTTTTTTTACTTCAGCATTTTACAATAAACTTTACTTCGGTCTTTGGTCCCGGCCTTTTTAACCAGTGGTCGCATTTTATGGGTACCAATTTCTTTGTGCAAGCGCTGTTGCAACCAATCCTTATTCTCGGTATTATCTTTCACTTCGTGATGGGATTCATCCTGGAATATCATAACCGTCGGGCGAGACCGGTAAAATATAAAAAATTCAATGGCAGCGCCAATACAACCTGGATGTCCAGGAACATGATCTGGACAGGGCTTGTGGTTCTTGCCTTTCTCGGACTTCATTTTTATGATTTCTGGTTTCCGGAAATCGCTCATAAGTATATTGAAGTAAATCCGGATGATCCCAGCAGGTATTATCCCGAACTGGTAGCCAAATTCCAGGATCCATGGAGGGTAATTCTATATGTGATTTCATTTATATTCCTGAGCCTGCACCTGACTCACGGTTTTTCGTCTTCTTTCCAATCGGTAGGATGGCACAGCAAGAACCGTGAATGGATAAGAAAAAGCACCGTGGCCTTTTCTATCATCATCCCTCTCGGCTTTATTTTTATTGCCGTTTTTCATTACTTTAATAACGTTTAA
- a CDS encoding fumarate reductase/succinate dehydrogenase flavoprotein subunit, protein MSVLDSHIPEGPLAQKWTNHKNNINLVNPANKRNIDIIVIGTGLAGGSAAATLAELGYNVKTFCYQDSPRRAHSIAAQGGINASKNYQGDGDSDYRLFYDTVKGGDYRSREANVYRLAEVSGNIIDQCVAQGVPFAREYGGYLDNRSFGGVLVSRTFYAKGQTGQQLLLGAYAAMNRQINRGKIKAFNRHEMMDLVLVDGKARGIIARNLVTGEIERHSAHAVVLASGGYGNVFYLSTNAMGSNVMAAWRAHRRGAFFANPCYTQIHPTCIPVSGDHQSKLTLMSESLRNDGRIWVPKKKEDAEKVRKGELKPTEIKEEDRDYYLERRYPAFGNLVPRDVASRAAKERCDAGFGVNKTGQAVFLDFGSAFERYGKEKAYSSGHKNPSQDEILRLGKEVVEAKYGNLFQMYEKITAQNPYETPMMIYPAVHYTMGGLWVDYNLQTTIPGCYAAGEANFSDHGANRLGASALMQGLADGYFVLPYTIGDYLADDIRTGKIPTDSPEFDAAEKDVKDRIDKLMNAGGKHSVDTYHKKLGHIMWNKCGMARNAEGLKEAIKEIAELREDFWKNVHIPGEANNKNSELEKAGRVADFLELGELFAKDALHRNESCGGHFREEYQTEEGEALRDDENFKYVAAWEFTGNPGDAKLHKEELTFKNIELKTRSYK, encoded by the coding sequence ATGTCAGTTTTAGATTCACATATACCGGAAGGCCCTTTAGCTCAAAAGTGGACCAACCATAAGAATAATATTAACCTGGTAAACCCTGCGAATAAACGTAATATCGATATTATTGTAATTGGGACAGGGCTTGCCGGAGGTAGTGCCGCAGCAACTCTCGCTGAGCTTGGCTACAATGTAAAGACCTTCTGCTACCAGGATTCTCCACGGCGTGCGCACTCAATCGCCGCCCAGGGAGGAATCAACGCTTCAAAAAATTATCAGGGAGATGGGGATTCAGATTACCGCCTTTTTTATGACACTGTAAAAGGTGGTGATTACCGTTCCAGAGAAGCAAACGTCTACCGTTTAGCTGAAGTTTCAGGTAACATCATCGACCAGTGTGTGGCTCAGGGTGTCCCTTTTGCCCGTGAATATGGGGGTTATTTAGATAACCGCTCTTTTGGGGGTGTACTGGTTTCCCGTACTTTTTACGCAAAAGGTCAAACAGGCCAGCAATTGCTGCTTGGTGCCTATGCCGCTATGAACCGCCAGATCAACCGCGGAAAGATCAAGGCTTTCAATCGCCATGAAATGATGGACCTTGTTCTGGTTGACGGGAAAGCGCGTGGGATCATCGCAAGGAACCTGGTAACTGGAGAAATTGAAAGGCATTCGGCTCACGCCGTTGTGCTTGCTTCGGGAGGTTATGGAAACGTATTCTACCTTTCAACCAACGCAATGGGTAGTAACGTGATGGCTGCCTGGAGAGCCCACCGTAGAGGAGCTTTTTTCGCCAACCCATGTTACACACAAATTCACCCAACCTGTATTCCGGTTTCAGGGGATCATCAGTCAAAGCTTACCCTGATGTCGGAATCCCTTCGTAACGACGGTAGAATATGGGTTCCGAAGAAAAAAGAAGATGCCGAAAAAGTTAGAAAAGGGGAATTAAAGCCCACTGAAATAAAAGAAGAAGATCGCGATTATTATCTGGAAAGAAGATATCCGGCTTTCGGTAACCTTGTGCCTCGTGATGTGGCTTCAAGGGCTGCCAAAGAGCGTTGCGATGCCGGATTTGGAGTAAACAAGACCGGACAGGCCGTTTTCCTTGACTTCGGAAGCGCCTTCGAAAGATATGGTAAGGAAAAAGCCTATTCTTCAGGACATAAAAATCCATCACAGGACGAGATCCTGCGTTTAGGTAAAGAAGTGGTTGAAGCCAAATATGGTAACCTTTTCCAGATGTATGAAAAGATCACCGCGCAAAATCCTTATGAAACACCAATGATGATCTATCCCGCGGTTCATTACACCATGGGCGGACTCTGGGTTGATTATAATTTACAAACAACGATTCCCGGGTGCTATGCCGCCGGGGAAGCCAACTTCTCTGATCACGGAGCGAACAGATTAGGTGCTTCTGCCCTTATGCAGGGACTTGCAGACGGTTATTTCGTTCTGCCTTATACCATTGGTGATTATTTAGCCGATGATATCAGAACAGGAAAAATCCCTACCGATTCTCCTGAATTTGATGCCGCTGAAAAAGATGTAAAAGACCGCATCGATAAACTGATGAATGCCGGCGGAAAACATTCCGTGGATACTTATCATAAAAAGCTAGGCCACATCATGTGGAATAAATGCGGAATGGCCAGGAATGCTGAAGGCCTCAAAGAAGCTATTAAAGAAATAGCAGAATTAAGAGAAGATTTCTGGAAGAATGTTCATATTCCGGGAGAAGCCAATAATAAGAACTCCGAGCTTGAAAAAGCGGGACGCGTTGCCGATTTCCTTGAATTGGGAGAATTATTCGCCAAAGACGCGCTGCATAGAAATGAATCCTGCGGAGGCCACTTCCGCGAGGAATATCAAACCGAAGAAGGTGAGGCTTTACGGGATGATGAAAATTTCAAATATGTAGCTGCCTGGGAATTCACAGGAAATCCGGGGGATGCCAAATTGCATAAAGAAGAATTGACCTTTAAGAATATCGAACTCAAAACCAGAAGTTATAAATAA
- a CDS encoding chaperone modulator CbpM, with the protein MRKDNLIPAKEICIRYKVERQFVSTLFESGIIEIVKIEETEYIPDEQLGEFERMIRLSRDLEINMEGLEAIHHLLRQIEKLQKDNRRLRNRLGLYE; encoded by the coding sequence ATGAGGAAAGACAATTTAATTCCTGCGAAAGAGATTTGTATACGCTATAAAGTGGAACGTCAGTTTGTAAGTACCCTTTTTGAAAGCGGCATTATAGAGATCGTAAAAATTGAAGAAACCGAATACATTCCCGATGAACAGCTTGGTGAATTTGAACGCATGATCAGGCTTTCCCGGGATCTTGAGATCAATATGGAAGGCCTCGAAGCCATTCATCACCTGCTTCGACAAATCGAAAAACTTCAAAAAGACAACAGAAGACTTCGGAATAGACTCGGGCTTTACGAGTAA
- a CDS encoding methionine aminotransferase, whose product MAEITRISSKLPKSEVSIFTVMSKMAVDHNAINLSQGFPNFETDKELKNLVTQAMKEGYNQYPPANGVHELRQEISKKIEGLSGVAYDPVSEVTVTSGATEALFCAISAFVEKGDEVIVFKPAYDTYEPTILLNGGKPVQIQLKGKEYKIDWEEVKEAITSRTKMLIINTPHNPTGTILSEADMKELESLLQGTDILLLSDEVYEHLIFDGEEHQSASKFPKLAERAIVCSSFGKTFHNTGWKTGYCVAPEPLMKEIRKIHELTTFSVNHPMQRAYAEYLKNPEHYLQLAHFYQQKRDFFLDLIRDSKFSFTPSKGTYFQLLNFEKITTENDVIFAERLVKKHNLASIPVSVFNIDRKDHHQLRFCFAKTGDTLKKAAEILCSF is encoded by the coding sequence ATGGCGGAAATTACCAGAATCTCTTCAAAATTACCCAAAAGTGAGGTCAGTATCTTCACCGTGATGAGCAAAATGGCAGTTGATCACAATGCCATTAATCTTTCACAGGGATTTCCAAATTTTGAGACCGATAAGGAACTGAAAAACCTTGTTACGCAAGCGATGAAAGAGGGTTATAATCAGTATCCGCCAGCTAATGGTGTTCACGAACTGAGACAGGAAATTTCCAAAAAAATTGAAGGTCTTTCCGGAGTTGCTTACGATCCCGTTTCAGAGGTAACGGTAACTTCAGGAGCCACCGAGGCTTTGTTCTGCGCGATCAGCGCATTTGTTGAAAAAGGAGATGAAGTAATTGTTTTTAAGCCCGCCTATGATACCTATGAGCCCACAATTCTGCTCAATGGCGGAAAACCGGTTCAAATTCAGCTTAAGGGAAAAGAATATAAAATCGACTGGGAAGAGGTCAAAGAGGCCATTACTTCGAGGACGAAAATGCTCATTATCAATACCCCGCATAATCCTACCGGCACGATACTTTCTGAAGCTGATATGAAAGAGCTGGAAAGTTTACTTCAGGGTACCGATATCCTGCTTTTAAGTGATGAAGTCTATGAACACCTGATCTTCGATGGTGAAGAACATCAAAGCGCATCAAAATTTCCAAAACTGGCAGAAAGAGCGATCGTTTGCTCTTCCTTCGGAAAGACTTTCCATAATACCGGATGGAAAACGGGCTATTGCGTGGCGCCGGAACCTTTAATGAAAGAGATCAGGAAGATTCACGAGCTCACCACTTTTTCGGTAAATCACCCCATGCAAAGAGCCTACGCCGAATATTTGAAGAATCCGGAGCATTATCTTCAGCTTGCCCATTTTTACCAGCAGAAAAGGGATTTTTTCCTTGACCTGATCAGGGATTCGAAATTCAGCTTTACTCCTTCAAAAGGCACCTATTTTCAACTACTGAACTTTGAAAAGATCACTACCGAAAATGATGTAATTTTCGCCGAAAGACTGGTGAAAAAGCATAATCTGGCCTCAATCCCTGTTTCCGTTTTCAATATCGACAGGAAAGACCATCACCAGCTGCGGTTCTGTTTTGCAAAGACCGGGGATACCTTAAAAAAGGCTGCAGAAATCCTCTGTAGTTTTTAA
- a CDS encoding glycerate kinase: MKILIVPDSFKGSLSAKEATEAIAAGLSASRDDLEIEKLPFSDGGEGAFELLTALELGKTAEVECRDPLGRTLKAPYFLFSENTSTWIELSQASGLTLLKEEEQNPLKTSTYGTGLQLKDALDRGIQKIFLGIGGSGTHDVASGIFIALGGKLLNKEGKELAASGEALINCASINSENLHPALKDTEIVVACDVTNPLLGENGAAKTYAEQKGADSETIEKLEKATAKFADLLEKEFGRRIKEIPGGGAAGGVSAGMKAIANAELKPGFEILSELAKLEKKIKNADLVITGEGKTDAQSKHGKLPFKIANLAKKHQKQVWLLAGAITLNKTELEKAGFSKWAAIKPGDMPLKEAQSRAFELLKEKTETIFKETTI; encoded by the coding sequence TTGAAAATCCTGATCGTTCCCGATTCATTTAAAGGTAGTCTTTCAGCTAAAGAAGCTACTGAAGCGATCGCTGCCGGTCTTAGCGCAAGCCGGGATGATCTGGAAATTGAAAAATTACCATTTTCAGATGGTGGTGAAGGAGCTTTCGAACTTCTCACCGCCCTGGAATTAGGAAAAACCGCGGAAGTGGAATGTCGGGATCCGCTGGGAAGGACTTTGAAGGCACCGTATTTTTTATTTTCTGAAAATACATCTACCTGGATCGAGCTTTCCCAGGCTTCGGGATTGACGCTTTTAAAGGAAGAGGAACAGAATCCGCTGAAAACCTCCACTTACGGCACCGGATTGCAACTGAAAGATGCACTGGATCGAGGAATCCAAAAAATTTTCCTCGGGATTGGCGGTAGCGGGACCCATGATGTTGCATCGGGGATTTTCATTGCCCTTGGAGGTAAATTGTTGAATAAAGAAGGAAAAGAATTGGCTGCTTCGGGTGAAGCGCTCATAAACTGCGCTTCCATAAATTCCGAAAATCTGCATCCCGCTTTAAAAGATACCGAGATCGTAGTCGCCTGCGACGTGACTAATCCCCTTTTAGGAGAAAATGGAGCAGCGAAAACTTATGCCGAACAGAAAGGCGCTGATTCTGAAACCATCGAAAAACTGGAAAAAGCCACCGCAAAATTCGCCGATCTTCTGGAAAAGGAATTCGGCAGAAGAATAAAAGAAATACCTGGCGGAGGCGCAGCAGGCGGAGTTTCGGCAGGGATGAAGGCTATCGCCAATGCCGAACTCAAACCGGGTTTCGAAATTCTAAGCGAGCTGGCGAAGCTGGAAAAGAAGATAAAAAATGCCGATTTGGTCATTACCGGCGAGGGAAAGACCGATGCCCAAAGCAAACACGGAAAATTACCCTTCAAGATCGCCAACCTGGCTAAAAAACATCAAAAACAAGTCTGGCTTTTGGCAGGAGCCATTACACTTAATAAAACCGAGCTTGAAAAAGCAGGTTTCTCTAAATGGGCAGCAATTAAACCCGGGGATATGCCTTTAAAAGAAGCCCAGTCAAGAGCTTTTGAATTGCTTAAAGAAAAAACCGAAACTATTTTTAAAGAAACAACAATATAA
- a CDS encoding succinate dehydrogenase/fumarate reductase iron-sulfur subunit — protein MKLTLKIWRQKNADAQGKFVDYQIDGIDGDMSFLEMLDVLNEQLVAKGEDTVEFDHDCREGICGSCSLQINGEPHGPEKLVATCQLHMRSFKDGDTIVIEPFRAKAFPVIKDLVVDRSSFDRIQQAWGYISVNTSGNTIDANTIPVEKAKADDSFNAATCIGCGACVAACKNASAMLFTSAKVSQYALLPQGRVEATERVKAMVRQMDLEGFGNCTNTGACEIECPKGISLENIARMNREFMGATTKS, from the coding sequence ATGAAGCTTACTTTAAAAATATGGCGACAAAAAAACGCCGACGCTCAGGGAAAGTTTGTTGATTATCAAATTGATGGTATCGACGGAGACATGTCTTTTCTTGAAATGCTCGACGTGCTGAACGAACAGCTGGTTGCCAAAGGTGAAGATACTGTAGAATTTGACCATGATTGCCGTGAAGGTATTTGCGGATCGTGTTCATTACAGATCAACGGGGAACCACACGGACCTGAAAAGCTTGTTGCGACCTGTCAGTTGCACATGCGTTCTTTCAAAGATGGGGATACTATTGTGATTGAACCATTCCGTGCGAAGGCATTTCCGGTGATCAAAGATTTGGTGGTAGACCGTTCATCTTTTGACCGGATTCAGCAGGCATGGGGATATATCTCGGTGAATACTTCCGGAAATACCATCGATGCAAACACTATTCCTGTAGAAAAAGCAAAAGCCGATGATTCATTCAACGCGGCGACCTGTATTGGTTGCGGTGCCTGCGTGGCGGCCTGTAAAAATGCCAGCGCGATGTTGTTTACCTCAGCGAAGGTTTCTCAATATGCTTTGCTTCCGCAAGGCCGTGTTGAAGCAACCGAAAGAGTAAAAGCAATGGTTCGGCAAATGGATCTTGAAGGCTTCGGAAACTGTACCAACACCGGTGCCTGTGAAATTGAATGTCCTAAAGGAATTTCTCTCGAAAATATCGCACGCATGAACCGTGAGTTTATGGGCGCCACGACAAAGAGCTAA
- the pdeM gene encoding ligase-associated DNA damage response endonuclease PdeM, producing the protein MNIHLQLWEQDFILHPSGAVYWPEQEMLLISDVHLGKISHFRKHGSAVPSKAIAENFRKMDLLLKEFDPEFLVFMGDLFHSALNMEWELFAEWISKLDQQIFLIAGNHDIISPLKYELLGISMYSSLKIENFKLTHHPEDSQHLFNICGHIHPGYKMRGLARQTLRLRCFFLRKQQLILPAFGEFTGNYFMKPEEEDQIFAITGKEVILVN; encoded by the coding sequence ATGAATATCCACCTACAACTCTGGGAACAGGATTTCATCCTTCATCCAAGCGGAGCGGTTTACTGGCCGGAGCAGGAAATGCTGCTGATCTCTGATGTGCACCTGGGTAAGATCTCGCATTTTAGAAAACACGGCAGTGCCGTACCATCAAAAGCCATTGCTGAAAACTTCAGAAAAATGGATCTGCTTTTAAAAGAATTCGATCCTGAATTCCTTGTTTTTATGGGCGATCTCTTTCACAGTGCCCTGAATATGGAATGGGAACTTTTTGCCGAGTGGATATCAAAACTCGACCAGCAGATCTTCCTGATTGCGGGCAACCACGATATTATTTCTCCTCTAAAATATGAGCTTCTGGGAATTTCGATGTATTCTTCCCTGAAAATTGAGAATTTCAAACTCACTCATCATCCTGAGGATTCACAGCATCTGTTCAATATTTGCGGCCACATTCATCCCGGTTATAAAATGCGAGGTCTCGCCCGACAAACACTCCGGTTACGTTGCTTTTTTCTTCGGAAACAGCAGCTTATCCTCCCCGCATTTGGTGAATTCACAGGCAACTATTTCATGAAACCCGAAGAAGAAGACCAGATTTTCGCGATTACCGGAAAAGAAGTAATTTTAGTGAACTAA
- a CDS encoding DinB family protein, with translation MGKRIDQLIASLSEVFEGEPWYGESVMRKLENVSYIIGDKTCLPESHNVAQIVAHLISWKNFAIEKLRSNGSFNIKIDSKQDWPEVEVQSRKDWEDLKHELVVAQNDIYDFLKDKSDHFLDEKVAGRDYTYDFLLKGIIQHDIYHLGQIGLIQSQLKNQEKHSGVFKS, from the coding sequence ATGGGAAAAAGAATTGACCAACTTATAGCTTCTCTTTCTGAAGTTTTTGAAGGCGAACCCTGGTATGGGGAATCGGTGATGAGGAAACTTGAAAATGTGTCGTATATTATTGGAGATAAGACCTGCCTTCCGGAATCTCACAATGTCGCGCAGATAGTAGCTCATCTTATTTCATGGAAAAATTTTGCGATAGAAAAACTTAGGTCAAATGGCAGTTTTAACATAAAGATTGATTCAAAGCAGGACTGGCCGGAGGTTGAGGTACAATCCAGGAAAGACTGGGAAGATCTGAAACATGAGCTGGTAGTTGCTCAAAACGATATTTATGATTTTCTGAAAGATAAAAGCGATCATTTTCTCGATGAGAAAGTGGCCGGCAGAGATTACACGTATGATTTTTTATTAAAAGGAATCATTCAGCATGATATTTATCATTTAGGACAAATAGGCCTTATACAAAGCCAATTGAAAAACCAGGAAAAACATTCAGGAGTTTTTAAATCCTAA
- a CDS encoding GntP family permease, whose protein sequence is MGPELLAILGVIVWIILGTSYLKWHPFIVLLLAALGLAFLLGIPAAEIPGVISDGFGSMFASIGLLILFGAWIGVSLEATNGTTAIAHGILKALSKLRMQYVLGFMGYLTSIPVFCDAAFVILAPIAKKLSRGSTRYKNALVVALSTGLFSSHVLVPPTPGPLAAAANLHLENISLLLLFGGLLAFILMLSGATFAYFMAPKHSEKEKPITAMETNDDKHLPSFSSAILPLLIPILLMAFSSIYPLLVQAKENTVSQIIEFTGSPSIALLLGALAGFWMCRKNGVNLTEVIEKGIRQAAPILLITAMGGALGKIIGFASLTDNLDFGLFQNSWGLALPFFMAALLKSAQGSSTVAIITVSSIMFPLLGVLGLDSEIGKIWVILAIGSGAVTVSHANDSYFWIVSQMGDLPVKKAYKTHTLATLIQGITGLIVVLGAHAIWQFFYS, encoded by the coding sequence ATGGGCCCGGAACTTTTAGCGATTTTAGGTGTTATCGTCTGGATTATCCTGGGCACAAGTTATCTAAAATGGCATCCGTTTATCGTGCTGCTGCTTGCAGCTTTGGGACTTGCTTTTCTACTGGGAATTCCCGCGGCAGAAATCCCTGGGGTTATCAGCGATGGTTTTGGAAGCATGTTCGCTTCTATTGGTTTACTCATTCTTTTTGGTGCCTGGATTGGGGTTTCACTTGAAGCAACGAATGGAACCACAGCTATTGCCCACGGCATTTTGAAGGCTTTGTCTAAATTACGCATGCAATATGTATTGGGTTTCATGGGCTACCTGACCTCCATTCCTGTCTTTTGCGACGCCGCCTTTGTGATATTAGCTCCAATTGCAAAAAAGCTAAGCAGGGGAAGCACCCGTTATAAAAATGCGCTGGTAGTTGCCCTTTCCACAGGTTTATTCTCATCGCATGTACTCGTCCCTCCAACACCGGGGCCCCTTGCCGCGGCGGCTAATCTTCATCTGGAGAACATCTCTTTATTGTTGCTTTTTGGAGGTTTACTGGCCTTTATTCTGATGTTAAGCGGCGCTACTTTTGCCTATTTCATGGCCCCGAAACATTCAGAAAAGGAAAAACCAATCACCGCAATGGAAACCAATGATGATAAACATCTTCCATCATTTTCCAGTGCAATACTTCCGCTGCTTATTCCCATTCTATTGATGGCATTTTCATCTATTTACCCATTATTAGTTCAGGCAAAAGAAAATACAGTTTCACAAATTATTGAATTCACGGGCTCACCAAGCATAGCTTTATTACTGGGAGCATTAGCAGGTTTCTGGATGTGCCGTAAGAATGGAGTTAACCTAACCGAAGTGATTGAAAAAGGGATTAGGCAGGCTGCTCCTATTTTGCTGATCACAGCAATGGGCGGAGCGCTGGGAAAAATTATAGGATTTGCCTCACTTACTGATAACCTTGACTTCGGACTGTTCCAAAACTCCTGGGGCCTCGCACTTCCTTTTTTTATGGCTGCTTTATTAAAATCGGCACAAGGTTCCTCTACTGTTGCCATCATTACCGTTTCATCAATTATGTTCCCGCTTTTAGGAGTTTTGGGACTGGATTCTGAAATAGGAAAAATATGGGTGATCCTGGCCATTGGCTCCGGTGCGGTCACTGTCTCGCATGCCAATGATTCTTATTTCTGGATTGTTAGCCAAATGGGAGATCTTCCTGTAAAAAAGGCCTATAAAACACATACACTTGCGACCCTTATCCAGGGGATCACCGGTTTAATTGTAGTACTTGGAGCCCATGCGATCTGGCAATTTTTTTACTCGTAA